From the genome of Pelobates fuscus isolate aPelFus1 chromosome 11, aPelFus1.pri, whole genome shotgun sequence:
AGCATAATCTACTCTATTGCCAAGTTTTTGCGAGTAGCATACTCATTGTATACTTCTATTATCTCAACATAAAAAAgtgcagcatttattataacgtTATCTTCTACTTGTGTGATGTATATTGAAAAGCCTATTGCTGCTAAACTGTCATTGTAATCTTGCATGCCTAATTCTGCACtacacaaataaagaataaaaataaaaaaataaaaacattgtcaTTTTCTAGAGATTTTGCCCTTCTCTTCCCATAAGAGAAATAATATAATCTATATTGTTGTTACTTTAAATTATTTGTCTTTGATAAGCTATAGATTGCTACCTTAATTTCCTTTCCTGAAGCTTTATGTTGGCTTAAATATGCTAGTTTTCTTCCCAGTGTTTCTTCACTATGGCATATCTAAtgtggtttacattttttttaattaataactgTATTGAACACCATACACTTTATAAACATATTCCAATGTTCTTGGCTTATTTTCCCATTTACATTCTCGTAACACGAATGTatagaataaaatacaattaatttaaaggcaacattaaatttaaaacaaaataaaaaatgtgttgtttcttTATGTCACAATTTAAATCATTTCAAAATTATCATTATTAGTAGTaatataatgatttatttatataacatTATGTTCCACAAGCAACATAGTAGATTTTGACAGTCCTGCAcaaaagcttacaatctaaagaaatGTTCCAAAgaacataaattattattttttttatcaatctaCAACTGTAAGAATGAAGGAAGCATCATCCAATCTATCACTattctgtctatctgtatgtctttgtgaCATATATTAGAATAATGTGTCCCAACTAACAAATTGGGTAAAATTTGACAGAATGTATATTTTGAAGGGTTAGTATTCCATGCCATATTTTGCTATAATAAATTTGAAGAGACAGTCTTAATATCATAACAACTTTTCATAACTGCAAGGTTTTTGGCGCAGAGACTACCCTCTCGGAAAGTGACTTATAACTGCAATGATTTGTAAATTAATCGCTGTGGCTGTAAGCCGACCCACCAGACCTGTCACTCAGGCAGTTGGAACATTCAGTTCCGAGATGTCTGTGTCAGTGTTGTTTGTATTGTGCGCTGCACGCAGTATGTGCATACAACTACTTGtactgtataataaataaatagatctgGATCTATAAGTACTTCCTGCTAAAAGAGGGTCTGTCCGCTACTGTGTTCAGGCAAGTTTTAATAGCAAGCATTAGAAATTTGAAAAAGggttatttattcattcatttatttcattatttatttattttgttgacaGAATTATCTTTGGtgtattatctatataatgcattctGGAAAGAGGGACTCCATCTTCAAGTATTCATTCCCTTTAAGATGGAACAGTAGGTAAAGTTCCATTTTAAACAAACGCATTGCTCTTTTTTAAggccttaataaaataaaactgttcCAAATATGTTGTATCATCGCGCATTTTGCTTTCTTTCACTTCCAGGAGTTCGATAACAAATCCTGCTTCTCTCATAATGTCCTCTACAGACTTTTTATCAGTTGCTAATAAGTGAAATTTACTCTCACCTATGGTGTAATATTTTGCGTTAAATAATCCAAATAGCAGCAGATGCCCACCCAGTTTTAGCATTCCTGACACTTTTTTCAAGTTCCTGCTGTAGTCATCTTCATGGTCAGAAACCAAGTGCAAGACGTACATACTGAGCACGCAGTCTGCTTTTGGTAGAAAGAATTGTTCTGTAAAGgtttccttggtgaaatcacattttaaaatgtGCGAGATACTTCTTCTTAAAGCGTTTTCCATTTCATTGCCCTTGAAGCTGAAAAATAAAACCAGATGGCTAAAacgtttatacatacatataatggagaccaggggtgcccaaaaaggtagatccacagatgttttaaagctacagcttccatgattctttgtcattctaaaggcattccaaaggcatgcaaagcatcatgggagttgtaattctacAACATTTGGGGATTTGGGGAACTTTTTGGCACCTCTGATGTAGACACATATACCACATAATCTGTAGCATGTCTCTATAAGGAGCAAAATCGACAtatttattagacttgtgcaaacgATCGGCTCGTCCATAAGCAAATTGATTTATTTGACaatgaactgtttttttttttttccaagcccCTTAACTCATTTTAATTGGATGAGCTGTTTCCGTTGGTTTTGTATTTCGGACCTGGAATTCTATATATTTTCATAAGAAATTGATTAATTTGAATTGAAATGTTCCAGACATACCGGTTTGTATTGATACATAGTTTTTATTTACCAATGCCAAAAAAGATTATTTGAAATTCCATGCAATATATAATTGATATTAAATGCCATGGAAAGGCATGCAATGCTAGGCACACAATGCATGATGTGAAGTTGCATTGCTAAGCTATATTATGTTATAAAAAGGATGGACTAGCAGATATGTTTTCTATTTACATCATGTGAGGACACATTACTAACCACGTATGCATGTGGCATATTTTCATAGAGCAGATATATAATATGCaatgtgagtatatacatcaaagcgctatcactttaattgttttgtttttacactgCGTTGTTTTTTTAGATTGTGTTCATCACTTAAATTTTGcataatacatattcacaatgctcttgaaacaaatttttaaaatacattatagCGTATTTAGCACTGGCACTATtaaatttgtctcccacatttgaattagtgtaggacccacagatattgtagtagtggtgggcttaacactaaaactgaatccccatattttttTCTCCGCTGAGATAGGCAATtataagtagccttataaaatgtaaaaaaatattgttatgtGATCAGAAAAGTTTCTAGACATGTACTATAATTATATACTCCTCATAAACATGGCCATTGGCTTGATCCTTACCTTGTACCTTGCAATTCTGCCATAATCGCTAAGGCATGCGTCCAGTCGTAGCTTTCTGACTCCTTATTTTTCCATTCCTTGAGTTCTTTCACACAGAAATCATTAAATTCTAAAATAGTGATGTCTTTGAAAAACTCAAAAATGGGTAATAGATGGTAAATGGCAGGGCCCACAGAGAGATCAATCAAACATTCTCCAGTAATTTGACCTGCAGAGAAAACGGcacaacataaaataataaacaaataaagaaaaaatccatccaaaattatttttctttgttcaTAATTTGGTTTTCACATGGATTAAATTGGAAGAGCTGACTTTTCTTAGTGCATTTTGAATATCAAAGAGTATTACTATTAAATATTTCATATAACTAAATGTTCTTAATCTCATCCAACTCCACCTCAAAGCTAGCCAACGGGGCTTTTTATGATTGACTGATATTTGAAGAATTGAGACTACCATTAATTGACAGacttttaaaataatacaaaaaaacaacacttttttggaGAGTTATGGCACTGTACACTTTTTTTACTCTAACAATATTCATTTCACATAAAGTTTGCCCGACTAGAAACAGAAGGTATGCTAGACATCAGTTTTCCCTTCTTGATACATTTCACCTTACCTAACAAAATAATTAATGCTTCCTTGTCATCTATCGTTCCTTCAATATAAGTGTCATTGTTTGCAAATATCTGTATACCCTGTACAGCCTTGCAGACCACCATAGCAAATTTCATTTGGATGGGCAccaaaggaaatgtatttattttttatgaaacacatttgtattcattaaacaaatggaagtttaaccccttaaggacacaagacatgtgtgacatgtcatgattcccttttattccagaagtttggtccttaaggggttaaaggaacactatagtcacctaaattactttagctaaataaagcagttttagtgtatcgatcattcccctgcaagttcactgctcaattcactgtaatttaggagttaaatcactttgtttctgtttatgcagccctagccacacctcccctggctatgattgacagagcctgcatgaaaaaaaaactggtttcactttcaaacagatgtaatttaccgtaaataattgtatatcaatctctaaattgaactttaatcacatacaggagacttgcagggtctagcaagctattaacatagcaggggataagaaaatattaattaaacagaacttgcaataaagaaatcctaaatagggctctcttaacaggaagtgtttatggaaggctgtgcaagtcacatgcagggaggtgtgactacggttcataaacaaagggatttacctcctaaatggcaggggcatgttctatacaccaaaactgcatcattaagctaaagttgttcaggtgactatagtatccctttaagagtcATTCTAAGCTCTCTAACCACTTATTATTACTGGAGTGGTTATTATCGGAAAACCcttgccctgcagcctttcatttaaaatattgtttttgttggGCTAAATTGACTGCAACCAATCTTATGGGCTGTATGATTGGTCCGTACTTAGGGTAATGCAGGGGACCTGGTGCAGAGACACCACCCCTTTCACCAATTGCAAGCAAATAAGGGGCTTATTAGATAAACGGCAGGTTGTTGGGGTCAGCTTCCCTGCACTTTAATTCTTAAACTCTCATCAATGTGTAATAGGTGAGTGGCTTGGGGAGACCCGCTACTAAAAAAAACCTAAATCATGGGTGAGGGACATAAGTTCCAGCCAATCACACAGCCCAGAGGATAAGAAGAAGGTTAGCAGTGGGCAGCCCTACTCCCACCTCCCATTTAAACCACTCATTCATCAGCGGTAAGAGATTTCAAATGTAAATGTCCAAATCTGGATGAACTAGACATGGTCTAAATTAGGttcatcatttgtttttatttttgtagaattGTTTCAGATTAAACTGATAAAACTGTTCttgatgggggcggggcctgaccatcatggtgGAGAGTTGTGCCTTGCATGAGCTCCGACACAATCTCCTTCAAAAAAGGCGAAAACGACCCACACAAGCGACACAACCGGCAGAATTGAACACCCTATGGTCGCCCACGACGAAGGGCACACAGTGGGACACCCTGCTACATACTGGGAGCCCGATGGATCCGAAAACGGTATTGCGGCCTAGTGTgcgccgggcgggagaggcggccgctcccctgacCCGGAGGCGTCCTGGAGCTGCTTACCGTACGACTtgaccctgctacccccccctcggaccggcgggggttatcccggtccaccctgggACGGCCTTCCCAGATATGCCGAGAAGTGGAACGTCGTTCACAAACGGAGGCCCACCTAAAATGGCGCACCCGACACGTGCAGACGACCCAATCGACGAACCTGATATCCTCACACGACTTAACCTCCACTTCGAAACATTCTGGAGGAAGCTGATGCTTAAACTGGGCCAATCTAATCCAACCTGGCCTCCTGCTACTCTGAAGCGACCGCAACCCATCGACCCGTCGCAAAAGGTCAGGCGGATGCGGCAACACCCAGCATCTAAGACGGCCCGAGCAGGGCGCTCTTGCAAACGGACCCGCCGCTACCGCAACACACGGCGGCCCGGCAGAGGCTCAACCCAGGTGCCCAAACCATCCGGGCAGCAGCGACACATAATCTGGGACCGCCCGCAGGCACGAAGAAGGCCTACCAACCTCGCCCCGGCCCATGAACTGAGACACGGGCCCCACTCAGACCCACGCAGGAGCTGGGTTGGAGCTTAACCCCACATGGTACAGCAAGGTACAGCCATTCGGCATCAACCAACGCTATGGACCCACCTTCTCACATTGATACCCCTACAAGATGACAACCAGCGGAGATCATGGGGCTACATGGACTACCTATGTCTCGCCTCACATCCATACCCGAGGCCAACCCATAACGAGGGCATAGGCTGATAGCGGCAACACATCTTACCGCAGCTCTGTCATCCACGCTGCCAGCCCTCTATCATCGGAGGACACTGACTAACCGCTGCCGAAATCACCTGGATGCTGTCCAGATACCAGTCTCTTTTGACTTTGCATTTTTGCCTCTTGTATCACTACTCTGCTAGCCCATATACTACCTGTCTTTCCTAGAGCGCATTAATGATTCATGGATCACGAATAGGAGTAGCATGTCTTAATCtgggttttaattattttttctgtaTACCGTACCGAATTCACTCGACTAACCAACCAAGCAAGCGGCAACCTCAGAGCTGTGCCCAACCGGGGAATTGGGTGATGTGCCTGCGATGAAGGGACTGTCTGATACCCAGTTTccttacctttccagcagctgACCAGACTctcactgtttagtataacaaCCTGTTTATTCATATGCCTTAATTCGTGTCTCGTATCTCCTATCAATACTTAAGCCTTTGTTATCATCTCAATGTATTCACATATTATTCTGCTATGTTTAATCCTGACTTACCTATGCACAATTATTGTTTACTTACTAAGCTTTAGATAACTCACACGCTGTATATTGTGTACTAACACGAATCAGAGCATTTAAAGCTAAGTTACTTTTCCTACATTATTGCCATTGATGCCCTGTAGACTGCCTCAACAATCTTGTTTACCTTAACTATAACAAGTGATGTCATGCAACCGTTAACTCACATAGACCCCCAGCGAGGACTAATAGTAATACCTAACGTTGGCAGCGACTGATAACCCTACTGTAAAGCCATCTTATAATCTATAATGTACCTAATTAGCATGTTTTAAGCCTGttcctaaatataaaaatagtgcattgtactgCCATACCCTAATGCTTTCTATGTTATACAATCTGTGGTTTGAACTATGCAcgcggactgcctttggggtaccacgtgcctgaatgttatctccatatgcactgcaaaaataaagaatttaaaaaaaaaactgttcttgATGTGCCTAAATATATTGCACACTTGCCGTATAAGTACAAATGAGAATGTGtagcatttctttttttatcttaatattttgttattgaaaaatataaaatgacatATAAGACAAAAGACATGACATATATATCGTAACAACAACAAAATTACAACACAATTACAAATCTTGCACAGGGATTAGTTGCATGGTACTTAgactatataattaaaaaaaaagtttccaaatCAATTAACAATAATGTTCAGAGATAAGTAGATTCCCAAAGAGATTGAAACTTGTTCAATAAATCTTGAATATGATCAAATAGAGCTTTTTTTCCTTGCCCTTGAATCCAGCCAGTCATAGCCCGCTTCCATCCTTATACATCCTATGTATAAATTCTGTGGAAGTGACTATGGTCATCTGCTTCCAATTTCTAGCTATAACTAGCTTGGTAGCAGTCAGGACATGTATAGTTACTAACAAAGATTCTTCCGGGAATTTTGTTATCAATTGTTGCCAAATTTTCAGGGAGATAGTATTATTtaaccaggacatacttgaaatcgcaatgtatctttcctggttaaatatttaataaataaatttagGTCATCATTCCATGTCTTAAATGCCAGAATCCTGTCTGGTGTTTCACATTGTTGTAATAGCTTTATCTACTGCTTGTCATCTATATAACTGTTCTATTTTCAACATAACATTGTCTTGTCCTGTACTTTTtgggatttgtaaaaaaaaaaaaaaaattgaatccgtaaatatgtaaaaatgtccTTTTTATGTAGTCCGTATTGTGGGCTAAGCTGGCAAATGATTTAATATCAGGACCTTCTATTAAtttatcgatttttttttttttatgccaaccTCAATCCAACTATTCAACTGTATATCCCTCATATTATATGTTataatttctaaatctaaagttctcaaaatgttattatttaaactaaatatagattttaatttattccatgtttttaataaatatttaaaattatattagaTGTTAAATGTATTTCTTGGGACAGTCGAGGATATTTTTTTCCTATTACAGGCAGAACACACCATTTTATACCATGCTTCTTGGTAATAGTCTTCAATGTGCATCATGTATAAATGGTATTAAGAGTTTGCATCGTAATACTGTTTTATAAAAGGAAGTCGTAGACCGCCTTTCTTAATTTTTAATGCAAGAACCTTGGAGCTCAATCTTGGCTTCTTTCTGGTGCATACAAATTTAGAGGCATAGGACTTTGAAACCTTCAGGGATATATGATTACATATCCCCTTGGTAAGATATAAGATTTAAAAACATTAATCCTACCTAGTCATGACAGCGGCAAATTTTTCCATTCTTGAAAAGATTGATTTGTCTCTTTTAAAACTTTCTTGAAATTTTGTTCCATCAATAACTTAGGGTGAGATGTAATAATTAGTCCTAGGTAATTAAACTCTTCGAATACCTACTTAAAACAAATTATCTTTGGCATGTAGCTAAGATTTCTTTGCTAGCATTTTTTGGTCGAATCATCGTTTTTTAATGTTCAATTCATAGTTAGAAACAAGTGTATAAGTTTGGAAAGAAAGCATCAATGCTCTGAGAGATTTCAAAGGGTCGGACAAGGTATTGCGATATCGTTCACATATCGACTAATCTTATATTCATCCTGTCCTATATGATACCcttttattttgatattatttcTTAGATCAGTGGCTAGCAACACTTTTGGTAATATGTATAACAAGGGTGACAATGGGCTTTCCTGTCGAGTACCATTACCATTATGAGAACCGATCTGCTTGTATATTTTGACCCACCATTCTGGCGGTATGAGTCAAATATTATGATCTAATAGAATTAAACATAAATCCTCAATTCCATAGTGACTCAAAGACCGAAAGCTCCATTCCACATAGTCTTGAGGATGGTCAAACGTTTTCTATGCGTCTATTGATATCGCCATTAGGGATATGCATTATCTAGCATAATAATTATCCTCCAAATATTATTATAAGATATTCTTCCAGGCATAAATCCAATTTGATCACAATGGATTAATTGTTAGAGTATGTGCTTCAGTCTCTGAGCCAGAATCGCCACCATCAGTTTGGCTTCAGATTTAATTATAGGTCTCTAGTTTATTaccttttccggatttttctttgattttactaTAGGAAGAATATTGACTCTTAGGAATTCCTCTGGGCAATGCCCGCTATAACCCCTTTTAGAATGTCTAGCATTATGTAAATGTATTAAACGGAACATACCTTGCCCTGCCACCTTATAAATCTGTTCAATTGGAAATCTCACAACCTCCTCAGTGATATATTTTTCAACTGTTccagaaaaatatttattaaacattccTAATGGCTGCCACTCGTGGAGATGATAGCGTTTGTGAGAGCTGGGGTCCATTCTGAATGCCTGTGGTGTTCTATAATGATAATGTCACCAGCAAACTGTTATATACTTGGTTAATTAACATTATCAGTTAGTGGATCCTGTTGACTAACTGACACGAGACATAATCATGAGTCAGTGCAGGTCAATATCAATACAGATATATTATGCTTATGACTTCAGCTGatcaaatgatttattttttaattaatcacTCAGATAAGTAAATAATTAATGAGGCCTTTTGAAGTCTTCTTTATCAAGAAATATAGAGTTTTGGAAATACTGAGTTTTCGCAGATATATCAGGGGCTATCTGCTTTGCAAAGGTTAGATAGGATCATATTCCCCATCCATCTACCCACCTGTGATTGTTGGCTGTGTTCTACATACATATCCTCAGCAGGGCAGTTTTACATTTCAAGGGTCTCCAGAATGCAGTACAGCACACGAGAGAGATCATTTTATTGCAAATGAGTTTTGTTGAAAACCTGCAAGGACAAGAAGATGCTGCAATATTCCTTTATAGGGGCATCTTTGTTAGTCTGGTTTTTAACACACAGGCAGTTCTCCTTATCCACATGGTATGGTCTAATGTATCCCATTACTAACAACCCTGCATTCCCTGCAGGTCTTCACTTAAAttctgtggcagaaatgcctctgccacgtgttcttggaggggcctgcttgccagcctcatgcatcaggactatggcccctgcaatatacGTGGACAAATATACTTTCAAAAGGCTCATAAAAGAATTCTGTTGCCTTTTGTGCCTTTTGCTATCCTGTTCGGGAACCGTACAGACGCACAAACCACGAACcgcccgggagcttgttaacaccttggaacggttctcaccgcagtgttctaattgttcgtctgggtgtccgcaaatcctatggacaaccacggggtggtggccatcttgttcacatgaacgcaggcagcagtgtttgggcatgaatctcatggaactaacaccgaaactcccgaacaccgctggaattcCATCATTGCCTACGTTCGGTCCTATACAATtttgaagggcactgttcggtggaattgttcgtctggatgaggggaacaagctccagggtaagaacattgactatgttcggtagcttatttgtttttaaactagCGAACTAGAGCGACCGCAATCCCTGATTCTTAGGAACTATTTTGGGTACAGGACCATGCATGCggtgggtcaaaaataagacttccaggaaattcctgaacccctgaaccgatatgggtgattcttggatatgttgttcacccagatcggatctatcaggggatgtaactgtgggggttttgtatgtttttaaggtattttgggttctttataaaaatgtgtgtttttatgtctggagataatggagtttttgttttaaaatttatttCAGATATATACCTGGCATATTTGGAACGCGTAAagcttcttactttttttttttaattctttatttttggtgcagtttCAGCAATACAGATATAGGCATATGTGCCACAACAGTAGAAGTACGATAAATAAGCACATTTCGTTAGTCTCATGTGTTGGGCCGAGTCGGGCTATGCACATTTTGTGTTGTTAAGGGCTATTTAGTTTTAGCGAAGGGCTGACTATGCCAGTGGTGCGTGTTAAATGTAGATCTATTGTCATCCCAGGGGGACTCTGCGGCTATGTTGGGGCACTGTCATAGGTTATGGCCTTTGTGGTTGCTTAGTTCCTCATGTGCATCAATGCATCAGGTTGGGTAGCCTTTGTGTCTCTTCTATGTGAAAGTGCAGTGTGTTATGGAGCTCAGGTATACAGGGACCATACGGCCTCTTCTGTGGTCGTTTGTTTTGTTCCAGCTAGGCCGGTGCTCCCGCCTAGGGGCTCCAAGGTGTACTGTGCCCTATAACCCCGGGCctgtaggggggggggaggagggacaaTGGTTTGGGTGCTGGGCCTTCGTTTTACCTCCACGGGGCTGCGTAATCAGTACTAACCGGTGAGGTTGGGGTCAGTGGTGACGGGTTGTGTGTAGTGTAGCTCGGCGTCAGAGAAGATAGCAGAGCACAGTGAAATAAGCAGTGAAtaaaagtacataaaacataaaaacatgaaaCGGTAACAGTAGGTTGACACTGTGGCCAATGCTGGTTTCAGGATGCTGGTCCCGGGAGCGTGGCGGCTGGTGCTCTAGTAGTGCCGGACAGACCCAGGGTGGTCAGTAGGGCCGGACCTTCTCCTAAGTTGGAGATCTTGTACTGTTGGTCGTCTTTAGTCACCCATAATGACCTGGGGGTTGCCCATTTGTACATGAGGCCCGCTGCTTGCAGGGTGGCCGTGATGGGCTGCAGACTCTTGCGCCATAGGAGAGCGTCTCTACtcaggtcctggaagaaggtgATACGGTGTGTTTCAAATTCATTTAGTGTTTTCTCTTTGATGGCCGTCATCAGGGCTATCTTATCCGTTAGGGATTGGCATCGTAGGATAATGTCGCGTGGGGCTGCCTTTGGTGCCTGCTGTGGTTTTGCAATGCGGTATACACCGTCAGACACAAAGTGTTTCGCCTGTCTATTGGGGAGGAGTGCTGCTACCAGGCGCCTTATAAAGTGGGGCAGTTCGTCCAGTAGTACCCCCTTTGTACCATTTTGAATCTAACCCTGGAGGATCATTAGGCACTCTACGGGTTAATTCCACAATGCTCCCAGCCTCCTTGATCGCCGTAAAAGTTACGCAACGGAGCAGCTGGACACGCCCCGTTTACGTCATTAACAGACGATCGGTGATTGGCGGACTCCGATATAGGCACAATTAGCAGGGTATATAACAGACGGCCGGGCAGGCCGCACTAgcgttacccctgatgacggcgtggttaacacgctgaaacgcgcgtcgggttctttAGCCTTCACTTTACTCACGTTTGAGCACCCTGCACGAATGATATGATTTGACACTATTTTTACCTAAT
Proteins encoded in this window:
- the LOC134576977 gene encoding nicotinamide N-methyltransferase-like translates to MDPSSHKRYHLHEWQPLGMFNKYFSGTVEKYITEEVVRFPIEQIYKVAGQGQITGECLIDLSVGPAIYHLLPIFEFFKDITILEFNDFCVKELKEWKNKESESYDWTHALAIMAELQGTSFKGNEMENALRRSISHILKCDFTKETFTEQFFLPKADCVLSMYVLHLVSDHEDDYSRNLKKVSGMLKLGGHLLLFGLFNAKYYTIGESKFHLLATDKKSVEDIMREAGFVIELLEVKESKMRDDTTYLEQFYFIKALKKSNAFV